The region TGCGCATCGTCGCATCGGACGAAGCTGGCGCGCGGGCCGGAAACCCCGTCTTTTGCGGCGCTGCGGCAAAGCCGGGCTGTACCGCTTCGTCGCTTCCGACGATGGTCGAACCGGCCAGGGTTCCGAGAATGCGGAAGCGGCATCCGCCCACCCACCATCCCCGTCGAGGAGCTCCACGCCATGCATCCGCACATCCACGCGCAGCGCACGCCGGACAAGGCCGCCGTCATCATGGGCGGCAGCGGCGCCGTCGTCACCTACCGCGAGCTGGACCAGCGCTCGAACCAGGTCGCCCACCTGTTCCGCAAGCTGGGCCTGAAGCCCGGCGACCGCGTGGCTTTCATGGTGGAAAACCATGCGCGGATGTTCGAGCTGTGCTGGGGCGCCCAACGCAGCGGCATCGTCTATATCTGCCTGAGCACGCGCCTGAACGCGGCCGATGCCGCGTATATCGTCAACGACAGCGGCGCCCGCGTGCTGGTCACCACGCACGCGCAGGCCGAGATTGCCGCGGCGCTGGCCGGGCAGACGCCGGCGCTGCAGGCCCGCCTGATGCTGGACGGCACGGTGCCCGGCTATGAGACCTATGAAAACGCGCTGGCCGACTGTCCTGCCACGCGCATCGACGACGAGGTGACCGGCGGCGACATGCTGTATTCATCGGGGACCACGGGCCGGCCCAAAGGCGTGTACGCGCCGCCGTCGAGTCCCGACATCGACGCGCCGACGACGCTGACCGCGCTGTGCCAGCGGCTCTACGGCTTCGATGCCGACACGCGCTACCTGTCGCCCGCGCCGCTGTACCACGCCGCGCCGCTGCGCTACACCATGTCGGTACAGGCGCTGGGCGGCACCGCGGTGGTGATGGAGCATTTCGACGCCGAGCAGTTCCTGCGGCTGGTGCAGCAACACCGCATCACGCATACGCAACTGGTGCCGACCATGTTCTCGCGCATGCTCAAGCTGCCCGAGGCGCAGCGGCAGACCTATGACGTGTCGTCGCTGCGCGTGGCGATCCACGCGGCCGCGCCGTGCCCGGTGCAGGTAAAGGAAGCGATGATCGCGTGGTGGGGGCCGGTGATCTGGGAGTATTACGCCGGCACCGAAGGCAACGGCGTGACCGTGGTGGACACGCCGCAATGGCTGGAGCGCAAGGGCACGGTCGGGCGGGCCATGGTGGGCAAGCTGCGCATCTGCGGGCCGGACGGCGCGCTGCTGCCGCCGGGCGAGCCAGGCACGATTTACTTTGCCGAGGGCCGCCCGTTCTCGTACCACAACGACGCGGCCAAGACCGCGGAGACGCGCCATCCGCAGCATCCGGACTGGAGCACCATCGGCGATGTCGGTTACGTGGACGCGGACGGGTATCTGTACCTGACCGACCGCAAGGCCAACATGATCATCTCCGGCGGCGTCAACATCTACCCGCAGGAAGCCGAGAACCTGCTGATGACGCATCCGAAGGTAATGGATGTCGCCGTGATCGGCGTGCCCAACGAGGATTTCGGCGAAGAGGTCAAGGCCGTGGTGCAGCCCGCCGACATGGGCCAGGCGGGGCCGGAACTGGCCGCGGAGCTGATTGCCTTCTGCCGCGCCAACCTGTCGGCCATCAAGTGCCCGCGCTCGGTGGACTTCGAGTCCGAGTTGCCGCGGCTGCCCACCGGCAAGCTGCTCAAGCGGCTGCTGCGCGACCGCTACTGGGCCGGTCACGCCAGCAAGCTGGTGTGAGGCATCGGCAAACGGTGCGCGGCCGCTGCCCGCGTTTTCGCCAGGGCAGCGGTTTACGTCATAATGCCTCGCTACACCACAGCCACGGCCACCCGCCTGCATCCCGCAGTGCCGGGGGCGCATGGCGCGCCCGGCAAGGGCCGCGATGTGCGGGAGACCACTGACAGCCAATGGCAAGTATCGAGGAGACCGGACGGCGCACGCCGCCACCCGCCGGCGCGGCATCGCTGGCCGCCAAGCTGCGCCCGCCGCTGCTGACCCCGTTCCAGGTCCAGCGCGCGGCGATCTGCGATGCCGTGTGCGCGGCGGGCTTCGTCAAGCTGGTGCTGGTGCGCGCGCCGGCGGGCTTCGGCAAGACCACCGCCATGCTTCAATGCCGCGCGCGCCTGGAGGCCGCCGGCGGCCGCACCGCGTGGCTGACGCTCGACCGCTCGGACAATGACCCCTCGCGCTTCCTCGGTTCGATCGAGGCCGCCATCGCGCAGGGCCTGGGCGGCGGCGGGCCGGACCGCTCCGCGCGTCAGCCGCTGGCGCAGGACCCGGGCGAACAGGCGCTGGCGCTGATCGACCGCCTCGCCAGCCATCACGGCGATTTCACGCTGTTCCTCGATGATTTCGAAGCCGTGCAGAACGCGGCCGTGGCCGGGCTGGTCTGGCAACTGGTGGAAAGCCTGCCGCCGGGCTGCCGCGTCGTGATCGGCACGCGCTGGGTGCCTGAAACCGGCCTGGCGCGCTTGCGCGCACGCGGCGAGCTGCTCGAGATCGAGCCCGCTCAGCTGCGCTTTTCGGCCGACGAGACCGCGTCCTTCCTGCGCCAGGCGCGCGGGCTGAAGCTGGCGCAGTCCGCCATCAGCGCGCTGCACCGGCGCACCGAGGGCTGGGCCACGGCGTTGTGGCTGGCGTCGGTCGCGCTGGAGCGGCGTACCCAGCCGGAGGGCTTCATTGCCGGCTTCTCCGGCTCTAACGCGGCCATTGCCGACTACCTCGTCGAAGACGTCTTCCTGCACTTGCCCGAGCCGGTGCGCGACTTCCTGCTGCGCACCTCGATCCTGGACCAGTTGTGCGGTCCGTTGTGCGACGCGGTGTGCCAGCCCGCCGCTGGCGGCAGCGAGGAAATCCTCGCGTGGCTGGAGCGCGCCAACCTGTTCCTGCTGCCGCTGGAGAGCGAACGCTATGGCGAACGCGGCTCCGGCGCCGCGCCCGAGCAGTGGTATCGCTATCACAGCCTGTTCTCCGGTTTCCTGCGCGCGCAGCTGGCGCAGGCCATGCCCGATGCCGTGCCGCAGCTGCACTTGTCGGCGTCCCGCTGGTATGAATCGCAGGGGCGGCTGGTGCCCGCCATCGAACATGCCTTCGCCGCCGGCGCGCTGGCGCATGCGCTGCAGTTGCTCGACGGCGCCGCCGACGACCTGCTGGCGCAGGGGCGCATGCGCCTGCTGACGCGCTGGCTGGAGTCGGCGCCTGCCGACGAACTGGCGCGGCTGCCCAAGCTGCAGATCGCGCGGGTGTGGGCGGTGTCGTTCACGCGCGGGCCGGCCGAAGCGATCGCGTTGCTGCAGCAGATCCCCACCGAGGGCGCGGCCGGCGATCTGCTGGCGCATATCCGCGCGCTGCGCCACATGCTGCTGAACATGATGGACCGCTTCGACGACGCGCGCGCCTTCGCCCGCAACGAGCTGCCGCCGTTGCCGATGGGTTATGCCTTCCCCGACGCGATCCTGGCCACCTCGATGGCCCGGCTCGCCGCGGTGGCGGGGGACTACCCCGAGGCCCGGCGGCTGCTGCAGGTGGCGCGCCACGCCGTGCGCGGGTCCGACAGCAACTTCAACAAGATCTTCTCGGAATCGGTCGAAGGGCTGATCGACCTGCGCCAGGGGCGGCTGCAGCAGGCGCTGGCGCGCTTCCGCATCGCCGCCAGCACCATGCTGCCGAACCGCTTCGGTCCCACCAACGGCAACGCCATGGCCGGCATCCTGCTGGCGGAGGGCCTGTACGAGAGCGGCGATTCCGAGCGCGCCAGCCGCCTGCTCAACGTCTACCTGCCGCTGTCGCGCGACCTCGGCCTGCCCGACCAGATCATCACCGGGCACGCGGTGCTGGCCCGCATCGCCTTCGAGCGCCGCGAGACCGACCAGGCCCACGAGTGGCTGGCGCAGCTCGAAGCGCTGGGCCACCATCGCGGCCTGACGCGGCTGGTGATGGCGGCGATGCTCGAGCGCGCCCGCCTGGCGCTGCGCCAGGGCAATGTGCATGCCGCGCAGGAGGCGATCGAGCGCGCCGCCGATCCGGCGCTGTGGCGCACGCGGCCCGGCGTCAGCTCGTTTGCCAGCGATGTCGAGGACATCACGCTGGGCCGCCTGCGGCTGGACCTGTACGCGCGCCCGGGCACGCCGGTGCGCGAGGCCATCGAACGCGAACTCGCGGCCGCCGCGGGCAACCAGCTGATGCGCCGCGCGCTCAAGCTGCGCATCCTGCTGGCGCAGGCATGGCAGCGCACCGGCGACGGCGCGCATGCGCTGGTAGTGATGGGCGAGGCGCTGCGCTTCGGCGCGGCCGAAGGCTTCGTGCGCATCTTTGCCGACGAGGGCGACGATGTGCGCCGGCTGGTGGCCGACGCCTGCGCGCGCCAGGCGGCCAGCCTGCCGGCCCCTTACGTCGAAAAGCTGCTGCAGGCTTGCGGCCAGGCCGCCGCGGAGCCGTCCGGCGCCGGCCGGCCCGCGCCGCCGGCGCTGGTCGAGCCGCTGACGCCCAAGGAGCAGAAGGTGCTGCACCTGCTGGCCGAGGGGTATTCCAACGTTGCCATGGCCGAGCGCCTGTTCGTGTCCGA is a window of Cupriavidus taiwanensis LMG 19424 DNA encoding:
- a CDS encoding AMP-binding protein, producing the protein MHPHIHAQRTPDKAAVIMGGSGAVVTYRELDQRSNQVAHLFRKLGLKPGDRVAFMVENHARMFELCWGAQRSGIVYICLSTRLNAADAAYIVNDSGARVLVTTHAQAEIAAALAGQTPALQARLMLDGTVPGYETYENALADCPATRIDDEVTGGDMLYSSGTTGRPKGVYAPPSSPDIDAPTTLTALCQRLYGFDADTRYLSPAPLYHAAPLRYTMSVQALGGTAVVMEHFDAEQFLRLVQQHRITHTQLVPTMFSRMLKLPEAQRQTYDVSSLRVAIHAAAPCPVQVKEAMIAWWGPVIWEYYAGTEGNGVTVVDTPQWLERKGTVGRAMVGKLRICGPDGALLPPGEPGTIYFAEGRPFSYHNDAAKTAETRHPQHPDWSTIGDVGYVDADGYLYLTDRKANMIISGGVNIYPQEAENLLMTHPKVMDVAVIGVPNEDFGEEVKAVVQPADMGQAGPELAAELIAFCRANLSAIKCPRSVDFESELPRLPTGKLLKRLLRDRYWAGHASKLV
- a CDS encoding LuxR C-terminal-related transcriptional regulator encodes the protein MASIEETGRRTPPPAGAASLAAKLRPPLLTPFQVQRAAICDAVCAAGFVKLVLVRAPAGFGKTTAMLQCRARLEAAGGRTAWLTLDRSDNDPSRFLGSIEAAIAQGLGGGGPDRSARQPLAQDPGEQALALIDRLASHHGDFTLFLDDFEAVQNAAVAGLVWQLVESLPPGCRVVIGTRWVPETGLARLRARGELLEIEPAQLRFSADETASFLRQARGLKLAQSAISALHRRTEGWATALWLASVALERRTQPEGFIAGFSGSNAAIADYLVEDVFLHLPEPVRDFLLRTSILDQLCGPLCDAVCQPAAGGSEEILAWLERANLFLLPLESERYGERGSGAAPEQWYRYHSLFSGFLRAQLAQAMPDAVPQLHLSASRWYESQGRLVPAIEHAFAAGALAHALQLLDGAADDLLAQGRMRLLTRWLESAPADELARLPKLQIARVWAVSFTRGPAEAIALLQQIPTEGAAGDLLAHIRALRHMLLNMMDRFDDARAFARNELPPLPMGYAFPDAILATSMARLAAVAGDYPEARRLLQVARHAVRGSDSNFNKIFSESVEGLIDLRQGRLQQALARFRIAASTMLPNRFGPTNGNAMAGILLAEGLYESGDSERASRLLNVYLPLSRDLGLPDQIITGHAVLARIAFERRETDQAHEWLAQLEALGHHRGLTRLVMAAMLERARLALRQGNVHAAQEAIERAADPALWRTRPGVSSFASDVEDITLGRLRLDLYARPGTPVREAIERELAAAAGNQLMRRALKLRILLAQAWQRTGDGAHALVVMGEALRFGAAEGFVRIFADEGDDVRRLVADACARQAASLPAPYVEKLLQACGQAAAEPSGAGRPAPPALVEPLTPKEQKVLHLLAEGYSNVAMAERLFVSETTVRTHLRNISAKLHASNRTQAVAIARQLGLL